DNA from Candidatus Caccoplasma merdavium:
AAGACCAAGTTCGGCGAGTATGGCGAGATGCAGAAGGGCTGGACGGCCGAAGACGCCAAAGGTTTCATCAAGGTGACTTCCACCCCGCTGCGGGTATATTATGCCAACCACAAAGACGAGGAGCTCTGAACCATGCCACCGGTGAAAAAACTTTATCGCTCGACCGACAATCGGATTGTTGCCGGTGTCTGCGGCGGCTTGGGCGAATATTTCGACGTCGACCCCACGTTGGTGCGTGTCGCCTATGTGGTGCTCTCGCTCTTCACCGTGTTTGTGGGCCTTTTGCTCTATATCTGTTTAATCTTTATAATCCCTGCCTCGCCCCGGTAAGACGGTGCGGCGGATAAAAAATGTTTTTATGATAAAAGTAGGAATCATAGGCGGAGCCGGATACACCGCAGGCGAGTTGTTGCGATTGCTCCTCAACCACCCCGATGTGGAGATTGTCTTTGTAAACAGCGCCAGCAATGCCGGAAACCGCATTGCCGATGTGCACAGCGGCCTTTATGGCGAGACCGATCTGGTCTTTACCGATGAGCTCCCGCTCGACGCCATCGACTGCCTTTTCTTCTGCACCGCACACGGCGACACCCGAAAGTTCATGGAGTCGCACACGCTGCCCGAAGCGTTGCGCGTGGTCGACCTCTCGATGGATTATCGCATCGAGAGCGAGGAGCATGATTTTGTTTACGGTCTTCCCGAGTTGAACCGCAAACGCATCATTCGTGCCCGCCACATTGCCAATCCCGGTTGCTTTGCCACCGCCATACAGTTGGGCCTTCTGCCGTTGGCCAAGAATCTGCTGCTCAACAATCCCGTGCACATCACCGCCATCACCGGAAGCACCGGTGCCGGGCAGAAGCCCTCGGCGACGTCGCATTTCAGTTGGCGCAACAACAACCTGTCGGTGTATAAGCCGTTTACCCACCAGCACCTGCCCGAGATACGCCAGAGTCTCTCCCGGTTGCAGCAGAGTTTCTCGACCGACCTCAACTTCATTCCCGTGCGAGGTGACTTTGCCCGCGGTATCTTTGCCTCGATGTATACCGACTGCCCTGTCGAACTCTCCGTGATACGCCGCTTGTATGAGGAGTATTACGACGACCATTCGTTTACCTTCGTGACCGATGCCAATCTCGACCTGAAACAGGTCGTCAATACCAACAAGTGCCTGATTCATCTCGAAAAGCATGGCGACAAACTGCTTATCCTCACCGCTATCGACAATTTGCTCAAAGGTGCTTCGGGGCAGGCCGTGCATAATATGAACCTGCTTTTCGGCCTCACCGAGGTGGCCGGTCTCAAACTCAAACCGTCGGCCTTCTGACCGAACATTAAAACGTGCGATTATGAAATTATTTGATGTATATCCTCTCTTCGACATCAATGTCGTGCAGGGAAAAGGGTGTCATGTTTATGACGACAAGGGTAATGAATATCTCGACCTTTACGGCGGCCACGCCGTGATTTCGATAGGGCACACCCACCCCTATTATGTCGAGAAACTCACGGCGCAACTCAACCGGTTGGCCTTCTATTCCAATTCGGTGGTCAACAAGTTGCAGACCGAGTTGGCCGAGAAGTTGGGCCGTGCGTCGGGTTACGACGATTACAGCCTCTTCCTCATCAATTCGGGCGCCGAAGCCAATGAGAATGCCTTGAAGCTGGCCTCGTTCCACACGGGAAAGAAGAAGGTCGTCTCGTTTGCGCACTCTTTCCACGGCCGTACGTCGGCCGCCGTGAATGTGACCGACAATCCCAAAATCATTGCGCCGATAAATCACACTTTCGAGGTCGTCTATCTTCCCCTCAACGACATCGAGGCCGTGCGTCGCGAGTTGGCCGGGGGCGATGTGTGCGCCGTGGTCATCGAGGGCATACAGGGCGTTGGCGGCATACAGTTGCCCTCTGACGATTTCCTGCGTCAGTTGCGCCAGGCATGCACCGACACCGCCACCGTGCTCATCGTCGATGAGATACAATCGGGATATGGCCGCAGCGGCAAGTTCTTTGCCCACCAGTATGCCGGCATTCGTCCCGACATCATCACCATGGCCAAGGGCATGGGCAATGGATTCCCCATCGGCGGATTGCTTATCAGCCCCATGTTCACCCCCTTCTACGGAATGTTGGGAACCACCTTCGGCGGGAACCACATGGCTTGCACCGCTGCCATCGCCGTGCTCGATGTCATGGAGCAGGAGCATCTCGTCGAAAATGCCGGTCGGGTGGGCGCTTGGCTTATCGACGAACTTCGCCGCTTGCCCGGCATCAAGGAGGTGCGCGGTCGCGGTCTCATGATAGGCATCGAGTTTGACGCTCCCATCAAGGAACTGCGCACGTCGCTGCTCTTCGACCATAAGGTATTTACGGGCGTGGCCGGTACCAATGTGATACGTCTGTTGCCTCCTCTCTGTCTCTCGATGCAGGAAGCCGCCGAGTTTATCGAACGTTTCAAGAAAGTTTTACCCTCTAACGCATAGTCATGAAAATAGCTATTATCGGAGCCGGTAACATGGGTGGCGCCATGGCTCGCGGGCTTTCCCGGGGCACGGTCGTGGCGGCTGCCGACATTTGGGTGGCCGACCCGTCGGCGCAGAAACTCGCCGATTTGCAGGCGTTCAATCCTGCCTTGAAAATCACGGCCGACAACCAGCAGGCTGTCGATGCGGCCGATTGGGTGATTCTTGCCGTGAAACCCTGGCTGGTCGACATGGTGGTGCGCTCTGTCACCTTCCGTCCCGAACAGGTGGTCGTGTCGATTGCCGCCGGGGTTGCCTTCGACCAGTTGGTCGAGAGTCTCGGGTATGAGCGGACGATTTTCCGCATGATTCCCAACACGGCCATCTCGGAGCTCGCCAGCATGACCCTCATCGCTTCGCGCAATGCCTCCCCCGAACAGGAGCAGACGATACTCTCCCTCTTCAACGAGTTGGGGCTGGCCATGATCATTCCCGAGTCGCAGATGACGGCTGCCATGATCCTCACTTCGTGCGGCATTGCCTATGTGTTGAAGTATATCCATGCCGCCACCGAGGCCGGTGTCGAGATGGGCATCGCTCCCCGGGCGGCCATGAAGATGATTGCCGAGTCGGTCAAGGGGGCGGCCGAGCTCATTCTCAACAACGATACCCACCCTGCTGTCGAAATCGACAAGGTGACCACCCCCGGTGGCGTTACCATCAAGGGGCTCAACGAGCTCGACCATGCCGGTTTCTCGTCGGCCATCATTCGAGCCATGAAGGCTTGCCTCTGACTCTTTTCAGCATCAGATACCCTGTCTCTCCGCGGGCCGGCTGCACTCAGCCGGCCCGCGTTTTTCCGACACGGCCCGTGGCGGTTCTTGTGACGGGCAACGGCAGGCGGGCCTCTCGTCCCTGCCTGTCACGTTGTCGACCGCAAAGAAGACTTTTCAACACACCGGCGAGAATTTCTCGCCCGGACTTGCGATTGCAACCGCTTTCGCGTATATTTGCAAACCAACTTAAAAACAATGCAATATGTCAGTCAATAAAGTCATTCTTATAGGCAACGTGGGCAAAGATCCCGAGGTAAGATATGTCGACAACAATGTGGCCGTGGCCAATTTCCCCCTGGCAACGAGCGAACGCGGCTATACCACCCGTTCGGGCGTGGAGGTTCCCGAACGCACCGAGTGGCACAACATCGTCTTGTGGCGCGGCTTGGCCGAGACGGCCGAGAAGTATGTGCGCAAAGGCACGCAGCTCTATATCGAAGGTCGCATTCGTACCCGCTCCTATGAAGTCGACGGTGCCACCCGTTACATCACCGAGATTTATGGTGACAACATGCAGCTCCTGGGTCGTCGCGGTGACCAACCCCAGTCGGGCACGGGCGATGCTCCGGCTCCTCAGTCGGCGGCTCCGTCGCAACCCGCCGCCCCCAAGGCTCCCACCTTCACCCCCGGTGATGCTACCGACGACCTGCCGTTCTGATTCCTCCCGTTTTTCCTTGATAATAGTGATGGGCCGCATGAACAATCATGCGGCCCATGCTGTTTTTTACATGCAGCCTGTCGATGTCCCGACCGACTCCTTCCCATGAGACGGGCTGTTTTTTTTGATAAAAATTTTACGATAAAGTTTGTTCTTTATCACATATTTATATATATTTGTGTTTCACATTA
Protein-coding regions in this window:
- a CDS encoding N-acetyl-gamma-glutamyl-phosphate reductase, yielding MIKVGIIGGAGYTAGELLRLLLNHPDVEIVFVNSASNAGNRIADVHSGLYGETDLVFTDELPLDAIDCLFFCTAHGDTRKFMESHTLPEALRVVDLSMDYRIESEEHDFVYGLPELNRKRIIRARHIANPGCFATAIQLGLLPLAKNLLLNNPVHITAITGSTGAGQKPSATSHFSWRNNNLSVYKPFTHQHLPEIRQSLSRLQQSFSTDLNFIPVRGDFARGIFASMYTDCPVELSVIRRLYEEYYDDHSFTFVTDANLDLKQVVNTNKCLIHLEKHGDKLLILTAIDNLLKGASGQAVHNMNLLFGLTEVAGLKLKPSAF
- the ssb gene encoding single-stranded DNA-binding protein — encoded protein: MSVNKVILIGNVGKDPEVRYVDNNVAVANFPLATSERGYTTRSGVEVPERTEWHNIVLWRGLAETAEKYVRKGTQLYIEGRIRTRSYEVDGATRYITEIYGDNMQLLGRRGDQPQSGTGDAPAPQSAAPSQPAAPKAPTFTPGDATDDLPF
- a CDS encoding PspC domain-containing protein yields the protein MPPVKKLYRSTDNRIVAGVCGGLGEYFDVDPTLVRVAYVVLSLFTVFVGLLLYICLIFIIPASPR
- a CDS encoding aminotransferase class III-fold pyridoxal phosphate-dependent enzyme: MKLFDVYPLFDINVVQGKGCHVYDDKGNEYLDLYGGHAVISIGHTHPYYVEKLTAQLNRLAFYSNSVVNKLQTELAEKLGRASGYDDYSLFLINSGAEANENALKLASFHTGKKKVVSFAHSFHGRTSAAVNVTDNPKIIAPINHTFEVVYLPLNDIEAVRRELAGGDVCAVVIEGIQGVGGIQLPSDDFLRQLRQACTDTATVLIVDEIQSGYGRSGKFFAHQYAGIRPDIITMAKGMGNGFPIGGLLISPMFTPFYGMLGTTFGGNHMACTAAIAVLDVMEQEHLVENAGRVGAWLIDELRRLPGIKEVRGRGLMIGIEFDAPIKELRTSLLFDHKVFTGVAGTNVIRLLPPLCLSMQEAAEFIERFKKVLPSNA
- the proC gene encoding pyrroline-5-carboxylate reductase; this encodes MKIAIIGAGNMGGAMARGLSRGTVVAAADIWVADPSAQKLADLQAFNPALKITADNQQAVDAADWVILAVKPWLVDMVVRSVTFRPEQVVVSIAAGVAFDQLVESLGYERTIFRMIPNTAISELASMTLIASRNASPEQEQTILSLFNELGLAMIIPESQMTAAMILTSCGIAYVLKYIHAATEAGVEMGIAPRAAMKMIAESVKGAAELILNNDTHPAVEIDKVTTPGGVTIKGLNELDHAGFSSAIIRAMKACL